In a single window of the Panthera leo isolate Ple1 chromosome A1, P.leo_Ple1_pat1.1, whole genome shotgun sequence genome:
- the FBXL7 gene encoding F-box/LRR-repeat protein 7: protein MGANNGKQYGSEGKGSSSISSDVSSSTDHTPTQAQKNVATSEDSDLSMRTLSTPSPALICPPTLPGFQNGRGSSTSSSSITGETVAMVHSPPPTRLTHPLIRLASRPQKEQASIERLPDQAMVQIFSFLPTNQLCRCARVCRRWYNLAWDPRLWRTIRLTGETINVDRALKVLTRRLCQDTPNVCLMLETVTVSGCRRLTDRGLYTIAQCCPELRRLEVSGCYNISNEAVFDVVSLCPNLEHLDVSGCSKVTCISLTREASIKLSPLHGKQISIRYLDMTDCFVLEDEGLHTIAAHCTQLTHLYLRRCVRLTDEGLRYLMVYCASIKELSVSDCRFVSDFGLREIAKLESRLRYLSIAHCGRVTDVGIRYVAKYCGKLRYLNARGCEGLTDHGVEYLAKNCAKLKSLDIGKCPLVSDTGLECLALNCFNLKRLSLKSCESITGQGLQIVAANCFDLQMLNVQDCEVSVEALRFVKRHCKRCVIEHTNPAFF from the exons ACTCCGACCTGAGCATGCGCACCCTGAGCACGCCCAGCCCGGCCCTGATATGTCCACCGACCCTGCCCGGATTTCAGAATGGAAGGGGCTCGTCCACCTCGTCGTCGTCCATCACCGGGGAGACGGTGGCCATGGTCCACTCCCCGCCCCCGACCCGCCTCACCCACCCGCTCATCCGGCTCGCCTCCCGACCCCAGAAGGAGCAGGCCAGCATCGAGCGCCTCCCGGACCAGGCCATGGTGCAGatcttctccttcctgcccaccAACCAGCTGTGCCGCTGCGCGCGCGTGTGCCGCCGCTGGTACAACCTGGCCTGGGACCCGCGGCTCTGGAGGACTATCCGCCTGACGGGCGAGACCATCAACGTGGACCGCGCCCTCAAGGTGCTGACCCGCAGGCTCTGCCAGGACACGCCCAACGTCTGTCTCATGCTGGAAACCGTAACTGTCAGTGGCTGCAGGCGGCTCACGGACCGAGGGCTTTACACCATCGCCCAGTGCTGCCCGGAACTGCGGCGCCTGGAGGTCTCGGGCTGTTACAACATCTCCAACGAGGCGGTCTTCGACGTGGTGTCCCTGTGCCCCAACCTGGAGCACCTGGATGTGTCAG GGTGCTCCAAAGTGACCTGCATCAGCTTGACCCGGGAGGCCTCCATTAAACTGTCCCCCTTGCACGGCAAACAGATTTCCATCCGCTACCTGGACATGACGGACTGCTTCGTGCTGGAGGACGAGGGCCTGCACACGATCGCCGCGCACTGCACGCAGCTCACCCACCTGTACCTGCGCCGCTGCGTGCGCCTCACCGACGAGGGCCTGCGCTACTTGATGGTCTACTGCGCCTCCATCAAGGAGCTGAGCGTCAGCGACTGCCGCTTCGTCAGCGACTTCGGCCTGCGCGAGATCGCCAAGCTGGAGTCGCGCCTGCGGTACCTCAGCATCGCCCACTGCGGCCGCGTCACCGACGTGGGCATCCGCTACGTGGCCAAGTACTGCGGCAAGCTGCGCTACCTCAACGCCCGGGGCTGCGAGGGCCTCACGGACCACGGCGTGGAGTACCTCGCCAAGAACTGCGCCAAGCTCAAGTCCCTGGACATCGGCAAGTGCCCGCTGGTGTCCGACACGGGCCTGGAGTGCCTGGCCCTGAACTGCTTCAACCTCAAGCGGCTCAGCCTCAAGTCCTGCGAGAGCATCACGGGCCAGGGCCTGCAGATCGTGGCGGCCAACTGCTTCGACCTGCAGATGCTCAACGTCCAGGACTGCGAGGTGTCCGTGGAGGCCCTGCGCTTCGTGAAGCGCCACTGCAAGCGCTGCGTCATCGAGCACACCAACCCCGCCTTCTTCTGA